A window from Myripristis murdjan chromosome 11, fMyrMur1.1, whole genome shotgun sequence encodes these proteins:
- the LOC115368409 gene encoding probable RNA-binding protein 18 gives MSSAADAVESAAVLSDSAAHDGNRLWIGNLDPKITEYHLVKLLERFGHVKQFDFLFHKSGPLEGQPRGYCFVNFQTRAEAERAIQSLNGKLALSKRLVVRWAHAQRFEAGGFRGDKSGGLPPSLEPSSGGLGPEEGGPVPACSGGSSSLSTSAKIRAIEAKLQMMEENRDDEYSGPSPYVYNKPAERKRWEPYGKPHHGGGQGRSFRKFRR, from the coding sequence ATGTCGTCGGCGGCCGACGCGGTGGAGAGCGCCGCGGTGCTGTCGGACAGCGCCGCGCACGACGGGAACCGGCTGTGGATCGGCAACCTGGACCCCAAGATCACCGAGTACCACCTGGTCAAGCTGCTGGAGAGGTTCGGCCACGTCAAGCAGTTCGACTTCCTCTTCCACAAGTCCGGCCCGCTGGAGGGCCAGCCGCGGGGATACTGCTTCGTCAACTTCCAGACGCGGGCGGAGGCGGAGCGGGCCATCCAGAGCCTGAACGGGAAGCTGGCGCTGTCCAAGCGGCTGGTGGTGCGCTGGGCCCACGCGCAGAGGTTTGAGGCCGGCGGCTTCCGCGGCGACAAGAGCGGCGGCCTGCCGCCCAGCCTGGAGCCGTCCAGCGGCGGCCTGGGCCCGGAGGAGGGCGGCCCGGTGCCGGCCtgcagcggcggcagcagcagcctgagcaCCAGCGCCAAGATCCGGGCCATCGAGGCCAAACTGCAGATGATGGAGGAGAACCGGGACGACGAGTACAGCGGCCCGTCGCCCTACGTCTACAACAAGCCGGCCGAGAGGAAGCGCTGGGAGCCGTACGGCAAGCCGCACCACGGCGGCGGCCAGGGCAGATCCTTCCGCAAGTTCAGGAGATGA